CCGCCTCCATCACATCGGACCCGCCCATCGGCACGAGGCTGCGGCCGACGAATACGAGGGTGGCCAGCGCGTAGAACTTCCGCAATTCGCCCATGGTGTCGCCGAGGAACACCGGGCGCGGCTCGGTGACGCCGGCGGGCAGCAGGGGCGCGCCGGTGCTGCGGCGCAGGCAGGCATAGCCGCGCTGCACGATGAGCTGCGCGACTTCGTCGAACCGCTCGGGCTTGCGCGGAATGATCGCCAGTTGCAGGTCGGGGAACTGGGCGTTGAGCTTGGCGTAGGCCTCAAGAATCATGGCCTCTTCGCCGGGGCCGGTGCTACCGCACACCCACAACGGCCGCGTGACGATGATCCCCATGGCCTGGGCCAGCTCGTCCTGGCCGTCGATGTGATCGCTGACATCGGCGGCGTCGTACTTCACCGAGCCGGTGATCTCGACGCGTTCCGGCTCGACGCCCAGCTCGACGAATCGCGCGCGGTACGTGCCGTCCTGAACGCCGACCCAGCGCAGCTTGCGGAACATCCGGCGGGCCAGCCAGCGGACCGCGGGATGATTGAAGCGCCGGACGCTGCGTTCGGCCGTGATGCGGCCGTTGGCGATGATCACGGGGATGTCGCGGGCCGTGGCGAGCTCGATCAGGTTGGGCCAGACCTCCAGCTCCATGAGGACGATGACCGACGGGCGGACGCGCGTGAGCGTCTGGCGGACGGCCCAGGAGAAATCGAGCGGGTAGCGAAAGGTCACCAGGTTGGGGTACAGCGCCCGCGCGCGGTCGCGGCCGGTCTGCGTGGTGCTGCTGATGACGACCACCGTGTCGGGCGAGCGCTGGTGCAGCTCGGCGACGATCGTGCGGGTCGCGTTGACCTCGCCCAGCGAGACCGCGTGGATCCACACGCAGTATGCCGAGACGGGTCGCGCGGGCACCCGGCCGAAGTACTCGCGCAGCGGGACGGATCCCGGTCCGCGCGTCAGCCGGCGATACAGCAGGTACGGGCCGCCGAGCACCAGCGCCAGCAGACCGTACAGCAGATCGAGTAGCAGTGGCATCAACTCTGTCACCCCGGAATCGTCAACTCGGGCTCCTCTGTGCCGGGCGACGGAGGCGGCGCCCGGCGCTGCGGGCCGCTTTCCCCGGCGGCGGCGCGGCCGTAGAATCCATCGCCGTTGCTACAGGAGTCAGTCGTATATGTCCGTACGCTCGAAACGCGCCAACTGGGCTGTCATCATACTCGGTCTGCTGTCCGGCGTCGCGGCCAGCGCGCAAAGTGGCGGCACCTCGCCGACCGAACCGGCCGCGCTGGACCCGGCGCTGGATCGGATCCTGACGCGCCTGGAGGAGCGGGAGGTCGCGGATCTCCACGCGAATCTGGCGTGGCGCCAGGAATACGCGAAAGACCCCGAAGAGGATTGGGTGGTCAAGCGCGGCGAGATCTGGTACCAGAAAGCGCAGCCGGTGGCCAAGTTCATGATCCGCTTCACCGAGAAGGTCTCCGGGACACGGCGGGACAAGCTCGACGAGCAGCACCTGTTCGACGGGTTCTGGTACGTCGAACTGCAGTCGCGCACCAAGACCGTGCAGCGCCATGAAATCCGCCGGCCGAATGACCCCGGCAATCCGTACAAGGTCGGGCAGGGCTACTTCCCGCTGCCGTTCGGACAGAAGAAAGCGGACATTCTGAACGAATTTGACGTTCGCCTGCTGCCCCCGGCGGACAAGGACCCGCCGGGTACGGATCACCTGTTCCTGGTGCCGCGGGCGGGGACGAACACGGGGCAGAGCTACAAGCAGCTTGATTTCTGGGTGGATCGCGCGGGGTTGACGGCCGGGCTGCCCACGAAGGTGCGCGTCGCCAAACTCGATGGCACCGGCAAGGTGGACTCGTACATCACGATCACGTTCACCGACGCACAGCTCAATCAGGGCTTCAGCGGCAGTATCTTCGAGATCAAGGTGCCCCCGGGTTACACCGAAACGATTGAGACGCTGCAGCCGATTGCGCCGCCGCCTCCGCCCGGCACGCCGGGTGGCTCGTGATCGGCTGCTGCGCGGCCGGTGGGTGAATCGCAGCGGAGTCGCATAGAGAGTTGATATGAGCATTCTCGTCGATAAGCAGACGCGGTTGATCTGCCAGGGCATCACCGGCAAGGCGGGGGCGTTTCACACGGCGCAGTGCCTGGAGTATGGCACGCAGATCGTGGGCGGTTGCACGCCCGGGAAGGGCGGCACGAAGTCCGAGCACGGTTTGCCGGTGTTTGATACGTGCCATGCCGCCGTCGATGCGACCGGTGCCGACGCGACGATGATCTTCGTGCCCGCGCCGGCCGCGGCCGAGGCGGCGATGGAAGCGGCGGACGCGGGCATCAAGCTGGTGGTGCTGATCACCGAAGGCATTCCGACGCTCGACATGGTGAAGGCCCGCAAGTACCTGGACGACCAGGGCACACTGCTGATCGGGCCGAACTGCCCGGGCATCATCACGCCGGGCCAGTGCAAGGTCGGGATCATGCCGGGCTACATCCACCAGGCGCCGACGCCGGGCTCGCGCAACGTCGGGATCATCTCGCGCAGCGGCACGCTCACGTATGAGGCGGTGTGGCAGTGCAGCGAGCGCGGATTTGCGCAGACGACCTGCGTCGGCATCGGCGGCGACCCCGTGAAAGGTCTGAATTTCATCGAGCTGCTCGACCTGTTCGAGGCGGATCCCGAGACGCACGCGATCGTCATGATCGGCGAGATCGGCGGGACGGACGAGGAGAAGGCCGCGGCACACATCCGCGCGCGCATCCGCAAGCCCGTGATTGCCTTCATCGCCGGCCAGACCGCGCCGCCCGGCCGGCGGATGGGTCATGCGGGCGCGATCATCTCCGGCGGCGAAGGCACGGCGAAGTCCAAGATCGCGGCGCTGCGCGAAGCGGGCGTGACGGTCAGCGACAGCCCGGCGACGATCGGCGAAGCGGTGGCGAAGGTGTTGTCGTAGCGTCCTTGCCTGGGCCAAGGAAGCCGAGCCGCGTTTGGTGTCGTCCGGCCGAGGACGCGGCGGGCGCGGTGGCCATGGGACGGGCTCCGCAGGGTGAGGCTGGCCGTGGGCATGTCCAGGCGTACTCGCGGAAGAGTCGCACGGCTGGTCGCGGCGCTGATCGTCGCCGCGGTGTACGTGGGGATCGTTTACATTACCGACTTCTCGCTGATTGCCGCGCTGGTCGCAGCCGCGCTGCTGTTGCTGCCCAGCCGGATCCAGTCGCATCGCTGGCGTGACTTCTACCGTGGCCGCCGGCTGCTGGGGCGCGGCGAGTGGGACGCGGCGGCGGCCCATTTCGCGCGTTTTCTCGGGCAGGTTCGCCGGGATCCGACGCGCAAGCGCGTGATCTCG
The window above is part of the Phycisphaerae bacterium genome. Proteins encoded here:
- a CDS encoding 3-deoxy-D-manno-octulosonic acid transferase, whose protein sequence is MPLLLDLLYGLLALVLGGPYLLYRRLTRGPGSVPLREYFGRVPARPVSAYCVWIHAVSLGEVNATRTIVAELHQRSPDTVVVISSTTQTGRDRARALYPNLVTFRYPLDFSWAVRQTLTRVRPSVIVLMELEVWPNLIELATARDIPVIIANGRITAERSVRRFNHPAVRWLARRMFRKLRWVGVQDGTYRARFVELGVEPERVEITGSVKYDAADVSDHIDGQDELAQAMGIIVTRPLWVCGSTGPGEEAMILEAYAKLNAQFPDLQLAIIPRKPERFDEVAQLIVQRGYACLRRSTGAPLLPAGVTEPRPVFLGDTMGELRKFYALATLVFVGRSLVPMGGSDVMEAAGLARAILVGPHTGNFAEAVNLLISEGACRRLSGPDGLAPAVSDLLRHPDRRKQMGTAGRAAILSRRGATTRTVDQILALLP
- the sucD gene encoding succinate--CoA ligase subunit alpha; translation: MSILVDKQTRLICQGITGKAGAFHTAQCLEYGTQIVGGCTPGKGGTKSEHGLPVFDTCHAAVDATGADATMIFVPAPAAAEAAMEAADAGIKLVVLITEGIPTLDMVKARKYLDDQGTLLIGPNCPGIITPGQCKVGIMPGYIHQAPTPGSRNVGIISRSGTLTYEAVWQCSERGFAQTTCVGIGGDPVKGLNFIELLDLFEADPETHAIVMIGEIGGTDEEKAAAHIRARIRKPVIAFIAGQTAPPGRRMGHAGAIISGGEGTAKSKIAALREAGVTVSDSPATIGEAVAKVLS